CCCCACCCTGAGCCAGGCTCTCCTCCTTGATGTAGCCTCTCCTGCGAGGACCCCAGGGAGGACAGGCACCTTCCTCTAGGCCAGGCCGCCTATTCTCAGCCCCCCTCTGCTTCTGGCCACGCATGGGACCCTTCCCAGCCACTGCCCCCAGAAGTAGGTGCCCCCACTGATCCAGAGAAAGGCCGGCCTCCTTGGcacccctcctcccacccccccacccccgagccCACCACTTGCAAGGCTCACCTTGGCTATCCTGCCATGTTCCAGACACTCCTGCAGTTCCAACTTATCATTCACAGTTGAAGCCAGGGGCCTGGAGAGAAAACCAGGGGTCGGTCAGCCAGTCAGGGACCCAGCAACCCCCCCTCCTAGATGACCATCCACCACtgctccccaccccactttcTCTCTCGGCCTGAGAATGCAGGGAAAAATCCTTCATGCACATTTTCTCCTAATTCTCCAGAATACCCACGGCACATTAAAACAGTGACAAAGAACTTCGTAGCATCGTGGTAACAGTTCCACAAAATGTATTGTAGATAAAAGGACAATGGCCAGATTTCTGTTTTTAAGGCGTGTGGAAGAGGAATCATAGAAGAGGTGTGGGCTGATAGAGGAGACACTGGTGGCCTGCCTGGAAAGCtgacttgtttcatttttatcctgcctttcctacGAGACCCATGAACAGTGGCCGCTCCCACCATTCCACTTCTGCGTGAATTGAAGTAAAGCAGTGGGATTCTGGACGGTATATGACTGTTTGTGCTTTGGGGGTGAAGAATTCGATATCCCCCAGTGAATGCACGTAAGAGGAACTGGCAATCCAGTTcatttttaatgattttgttTTGCACATTATTTTAAGTATCCAGGGTAATTTGGCTGGGACATTTAGAATAATAagttttaaattacaaaaattaattaattaaaagaaaggcaggagaaagccATGAAAACTGACCTTTCTCAAGCAAACCCTAAGCCAAACCATATTCGTGCTAGAGGAAGAGGAAATTCTAAACACGGCCAAGCGGACGTTTGTAATGAGATGCTGAAAGGTTGCTAAAGGTTCAGCTGGTGGCTCGGGCACTGGACGGTGCTGCTGACCCACCTGTTCATGCCGGGCAGATTCCCCCAGAAGTACCGGGCTCTGTGAGCGGCGGAGACCTCTTTGGCATCGATCATCACTGGGTTGGACTGGAGGCAGGACAGAGAGCGGCAACGAAAGTCACACGGCCGGAGGGCAACAAGGTTTCTCCCTCTCTGTGCCTGGAGAGCTAAGAGCCCCTTCAGCCCCTCTGAGACCTTCCCCCCCCGCACTCATCCCTGCCCCACTCGCTCCAGCCGCAGACCCAGACCTCCCCTCACTTCATGGTGCGGTTTGCCCTCCACGGCACCTACACTTTACCCTACCCTGAACCCAGCGACAAGAACAAGATTAAAGCCACAAAGAGCCGAGAGCTTTTGGAAATAGACACTTAGTAGGTGGACTTTCAGAAAACGACACCTTCGGAAGCATCCTTTCCGTTGAGCAACAAGTCGTAACCCTCTGCATCCACCCATTTGGGTTCCAAATAAATCCCAGGAgcgtcgggggggggaggggggtttcctGGACCATCCTCCAGCGAAAGGGATGGGGCTCTGCCAGCACGTGGGTGAGCAGAGCAGGAAGCAGGCAGGGCCTGCCTTCCGGCGGGTGGATGGGAAGTGCCCTTGGATTCCGGCCGGCACTGCTCTGCCTCCCACCCTGGCCCTCTCCTAGGGCCACGTTGCCTTCTGCCACGGCCCTTCCCTTGGCATGCAGAAGGTGGCCAGCCCCTTTTCCACCCagggcgggcgggctggctggGGGAGGGAGAGCCCTTCACGCCTCACCTCACCTCTAGGAAGCGGGAGATGTCTCGTTTGTCACTGACACCCATGGCGACCACGTTTTCGAAGAGCCAGAAGAAGGGCCGGTCGTCCCCCTCTTTGGGCCGGGCCTCGTGCAGGAGGCGGTAGAACTCGAAGAAAAGCCGCCCGGTCCCCTCTGGGTGAGAGAAGCAAAGAGGAAagacagaccgggggggggggcttgcaaaCTGGACCCCAGGCACGGGTCTTCACTTTCCTCCTTTGTCCCTCCCCCCCAGGCTACAGAACACTCTGCAGAGACAGTTGGAGAGCCTGGGTGTCTACCTGCTAATTCCTATCCTTTGGAAGGTAGAGGGCCTTCTCCCCTGCGCGGGCCACCTTGCCAAAAGGACACAACCGCGGAGGTCAGATTTGCTCCTTTGGCTAGCAGCTGAACGGGCCTTCCCAGACACCCTCTTTGCCAGCCACCTGGCCGGGTCCTCAAGAGAGTTTGGTCGAGGACCTTGCCGATCTTGTCTCGATCTTAACACTTCCCGTTTCTTGGGTTTACTTTACTAACTGCTTTGGCAATTTGGGATCTTGACGGAGTAAAATAAAGCAAGGCTCCCCGGTAAAACAGGGCTATCTCACAAATGTGCTTGCTTACACCTGAGGGCATCCTCATTATCTTCATCCTCcagagcaccaccaccaccaccagtaatAATACTGGGAAGCATCTCTGTAGGTGTTTTATCTCCGGGCCCTTCTGCTCGCCCTCAGACGCTCTCTTGTCCCACAGGGTGGTTCAAAGGGCGACTGCAGGCAGGACTCTTTTTCCCACCCcagggtggggggcgggggggcaccTACCATAGAGGCCCTTCCTGGCTGGGTTGACGATGGAGAGGTCGTTGCAGGGGCTTCCTCCGATCACCAGGTCAAAGGGCCCCCACTCCTGGATctgtgtggtggtggaggagaggtgGCGGTTAGGCATACAGAGGCTGAGGTGCTTGCGGGGGTGGGGGCCTGGCCGCACCCCAGGGACACAAAGGGAggagacactcccccccccccacgtacaCCCCGCAGCATTCCACGTACGTGTTTCTGGGTGACATTGCGGACGTCCCCAACATACATGATCTTGCCCTGGTGCCGGACCATCCCGACAGTGATGGAATCCTCGCAGACCTCGGAGGCGATGTACCGATCCACCTGGATGCCCAAATCTTTCAGCACCAGCAGGCCTGGCAgcgggaggcagagggagaggcCCCGTCACCCGCGCGCCCCTTGCAGAACGATGCGGGGTGAGCTGCCCGGAGGGCGCTCCAGCCCCCTTGAGGCAGCACCAAAACCCAGACTACCACCGCTGTCGCCGCCTGCCACCAGGGGCTGTGAGGGTCTTttcagggggagggggctggggggCTCACCTGTAGCAATGCCATCAAAAAGGGAGAGCACCCGgatgggcttcctcttttccgcAGGGACAGGCGGGTAAACCTTCGGGGGGTcctgacaacacacacacacacacacacagcagcagcagcatgaggTGGAGTGGATGGGAgtcaaagagggagggaaggagggagggagggaagggaggcgcCCCCCTCCGGCTGTGGGCTGCTTGGGAAAGGGGCTCGGCCTCAGGGAGGGCAGCCCCGACGGGAAAGGTCACGGCAGGAGGACTCCCGGAAGCTGACGCGGCGCAGCAGAGCGAGGAGCACCTGGGAGCCAGCCTGCCCTTTCTGCCAGCCTCCTGACCGCCGTCCCCAAGGCCAGATGGTGGGGACCCACTCTGACCCCGGCCCCCGGCCCCACAAACGGGACTCACAAACTCCTGGTCGTGGTTGTTggcgaagaacatctggaggcgggAGGGCCAGTCTTCCCGGCGCCGGAGCAGCCCGTAGACCCCTTTGTGGCCACACATGTAGCAGTTCCAGGGGTCTTCCTTGATGGCCGCTTGAGCAGCCCCGGGACCCACCAGCAAGTCCACGCACTCCACGCAGAAGCACCTGCAGGGCGTTGAGGGAGAAACGTGGCCGGGGCTGCAGCTGGAGCCAGAAGGCGCTGCTTTGGCCTCGGCAGCAGGAGACTGGGAGGGGCCCCGGGCCAGACCCCCTCTGGGACCTGCACCCAGCCTCTGGCGGCCGGTCGGAGCAGCTGCAAAGCCTCCCAGAAAAAGGCCCGAGGGGAAGCCTCAGGAGCAGGGCACGTCCTCCCGTTCCCTGGCGAGGGTGGGTTGCCAAACACACTCGGACGACAGCCGTCCCAAGCGTAGGCAGAGAAAAGGGGGCCCTGGGCCCTGCAGGTGGgcctgccctcctccccccagGGGCTTCTCCCTTGACCCCAGGGGGGCtacactcctccttctccctgaaGCCAAGGCAGCGGGCGGGTCTCCTTTTAAAAACGGGCCACCCTCCTAGGCAACAGACAGCCCCGCGGGGCGCCCAGCCCGACCACCTTTGGGCTCACCTGCAGCAGTTGTTGTTGCCGCACATGAGGACTTCTCGCCCCCCACAGCAAATGGTGCAGTAGGACTGGTAGCCGTCATCATCATACTGGTAGGCGCATTCCAAAAAGCAGTTCTGCAAGAGTGGCAGGGTGGGGGCGTGTGAAGGACCTCACtggccagcccagcccagcccgggggggtggggtgggctgttctcccctccctcccctcctcttgaGACAAGGAGGACAGCCTATTCCCACCTGCCCAAAATGGAACAGGGAGCCAAGCCCCTTCTGAGGCCACATTATTATGAGCCCAAAGCAGAGGCTGGCCCTCCCTCTCCCTGCTCTGGATCTACGGGTATCTCTCCAAGCAGCCCCCCCCATTTGCACCCCCCCTGCCCCGATCCCTCAGGCTGTTCCCTCTGCGTGCAAAGCTCCGGCCCCTTGTGGCCACAGAGACTTCATCCACCCGACCAGTGTGCAGAAGCGGAACAGAAAGAGAACAGGAAATACTTGAAATACATACAGCTGGGGGAACACCGGGCTATGGAGGTGGGGCCGCCCTCcccccataataataataataataataataataataataataataataataataataataataataataataataaaggagtaTTGtacggaaagagagagagagaaagcgaagCCTGCTAACAAACGGGGCCCACAggatttaaagcactctctgggcggtctACAATTCAATGATGCGGGCTATGCATTGCCTTCCTTCCCCGAAAGCTaagtattcaatttaccaacctcagaaggatggaaggcggagtgagccttgagccagctccctgggattgaaaccaggttgtgagcagagttttggctgcagttttaactgctgtgccacgaggctcaaggGAAAAAGGAACCACCTTCCCCACGGAAGACAGAAGATGCCCGAAATGCGATGAGAACTGGGGGAAGGGCTAAAATCTCCTGCGGGTTGCAGGCTATCTTGCCCAGGTGGGCTCTGCCTGTTCTGAGGTTCAGCCGTTCTTCCTTGGGGCCATCCCCGGGCAGCCCCTTTGGATCAGCCCAAAGCCGCCAGGTCTCCCGCCCTCTCCCCATCCCGGCTTCTCCCGTCTCCTCCTCCACAGGCACTGCCTTACTTTGCAGTTTTGGCACATTCCCCCGATGAAGAGAGGATGCTCCAGGGTGACGTTGAGGCTTCCGCAGGAGATGCAGATGTCTGGGTGCAGGATGCGGGtcgcgagggagggagggagagaaaggagaagtgTGGGCAGGGggcaaaggggagggagggagggagggagggaagaaggagtgccgcctcctccctccctctgcccttgACCCCGCCCCGTATCAAAAGCCCTCCCCTCCACGGTGGCTGACCCCTTTCAGCAGGGAGATGGGACTTGAAGACCCCCGGGGGTCCTTTCCAGCCCCAAACAGCGCCCTTACCTTCAATGTTCCGGCATTTCTGTCGAACCTCATAAACAAGCCGCTCTGGGAAGGCAAGACAACACATGAGGCAGGCGGATGATGCCCTGTAAAGCAAGGCAGGCTCCACTGGCCAGCTGTATCCCCCAGGGCGGCCAAGAGCAGCTGGGGTGAAGCCACACCAAGGGACAGAAGGTCTTCAGGAAtggggcgccccccccccgagagagcCACACGCACCGCCTCCCCCTCCCGCCACTCCCCGTTCAGCGGGCGCTGCTGTGTTCTGAGCCCTGGGAACAGccttcacccccccccttttcccaccGATCTCTGCCTCAGGAAGGGAGGTGGCAGCCTCTCCCGCCCCCCcggctccctcccccaccctcccaacCCCCCACATCTTCTTGGGTAGCAGGACGATGGACCTGCTAGGGCCCCTCAGTCTACAAAGCACTGCATGCATCTTCACGACGGGAGCTCTTTGGGGGTccacagcaggggtccccaaccttggacgaCCCAGATGTGTTCTTGGACCgctgctcccagaaaccccagctggccccagctagtggtgaaggcttctgggagttgcagtccaagaacacctcagcTGGGAACCGCTGGAGGGAGGAGAAGCAGagcaggaggggtgggggtggggacacaTGGCCCAGCCTTGCAGAAGGCGACAGAAAGCCGCTGGAAAGAGGAGACGGGGGCCCTTCCCCACGGACCCCAAGGGAAAGCTCGCTCCCTTCCCAGGAGGacgggcagaggggggggggggcgcaaggaAGCCTGGCACCTTGCTGCGCGGGGGCTCCTCGACGCCTGGATCTGGCCTCGGCTGGGCTGTCCTGCGAGAGGAGGCCGCGGCCAAGGCCCCTTGTGATCGCAGGCGGGCAGGAAGAGACCAGCCGGCAGGAGCGCCGAGGGTCGGCAACGCACCTCTGTGAGTGGCCAAGGTGGCCACCGTCCTGGAGCTCCTTTGGGCTCCCTTTGGGCTCCCGGAAGAGCAGCTCGGAAGGAGGAAGGGGAACAGGGCCgtggccggccagccagccaggacccccaccccccacccccttgcccTGCCCTACCTACCTCGGGTGCGCTCGTCGATGATCTCTTTGACCTTCGGCTTCTCGGCGGTGCTTTTCCGGGGCTTCTTGGCCGGCGGAGGAGGGGCGTAGGCAGCGGCTTCCGGCTCAACCCATATCTCAGTGTAAACCTCCTTGTAGGGGTTGCGCTCCTCTAGGATAGCAGGGAGGAAGGCATtggtcagggagggagggaggaatgccCACCTGCCCGCAATGGTGGcggtgggggggaaagagccGGGGAAAGACACGAGAGCAGAGAGCGCTTGGGATCCTTGGATCCTCCCCCTTTCGCTGGTGTGCTCTGCGGCACATCTTGGGGCGCtgagcaccgggggggggggctgctctctGGCAGATTATCCCTGCCCTGGAGAACTTTGTGTCTGATGGCTAGACCCGTCCGCTCTCTCCCGCTGTTGCCAATGCATGCAAGGGCGAGAGGCACCCACCCTCCCAACCCCCGTCGTGCTACTTCTCGCCCCCAGAAAGCGATCCTCCTGGCCGAGCCCCATGCCTCACCTTCGGGTGGCTCCAGGCCTTTTGGGCCAGAGGGCTGGAACCCCCCCAGGGCCCACTCAATCATCTGCTTGTTCTGGATCTCCACCACTTTGGACGTGTCTGTTTCATCATTCTCTGGGCAGGATGGGAAGATCTTGCCCGCTCTGCTGCTGGCCACCTAAAGAAAGGGGTGTATgtgcatgaaagagagagagtggggggggggggagagagagccacATTCGCTTTGGGGGGACACGTCTTCTTGCTGGGCCCCACCACGGTTATGAGGGAGGTGCCCCCAACCTCCCTGCAGGCACTTtcgtttcctccctccctccctctacatCAGCAAGGGCTGCCCCACCTATAGGAGCAGGGaatcccttccccaccccacatcCTTCTGAGGAGGCAGTTTCCTCTCCTATTACGCAGCTGGGCTTGCTGGCACGAGCCGTCTCAAAGTCTTCGCTGGATCTGCCCCTCTCCAGGcgctgaccggggggggggggcagcagcaaaGGCTTGCCAGAAGGCATCTCCCAGGTTCTCCTGGCAGGAGAGTGGAAGACGGCCAGGTGGGAGCCACGGAGCAGCCCTTACCTGGAGCACCTCGTAGATGGCCTTCCGGTACATGGGCTGCTTGTTGTACGTGGCCTGGTGGAAGGCGCTGGAGAAGGAGCTGAGCGGAAGCAGCTTCTCCACACAGACctagacccccccacacacaaaaaaaaggagaaagaaaaagaaatgaaagatggCCCTGAGCCCTCTCCTCACAAGGTCTATGAAGCAAAGACTACGGGGCCGGTGAGAGCACCCGAACGGCAGATGAGGCAGCGCTGGCTCAGAAGAACGGGGCACAACACTGGGCACCCACTCCCCACGGCTGCCCCACAGAGGCCACCCAAAGCTCTGGGGTCAGGAGGGGAGCCAACCCGTCCTCCTGCCCTGTTGACCCTGCACCCCCTTCTGCCTTTCACTGACCACAGTCCCTTGGGGGCAGCCCAGGGAGGGCGAAGGTCCcaccgcctcccccccccacggcccAGGGCCAGCTCAAGCCGTCCGCAGCACAACCTCCGAGGAGGGCAGGACAGCTTTGccccagcccctcctcctcctcctgggtttTCCTTTCCAAAGGCTGGTTGTACTTCCCAAAGGAGACCTGTCTTGCTCCGGACCCTGCTCCTTGTGTCGCGATGCCACGTTGGAACTGCCTTCTTACAGCAACCCCAAGAGGGCTTTCCGGGTCAGCGAGAGATggaaggagtggctttacccgtttcacaaacacacacacacacacgcacactcacCCCAGTGAGTTCCCTTTGCCGAGCAGGgctttgaaccctggtctccagagtcctgctCTACCcactagaccaggggtccccaacctttttaaccccgcggaccggcagggaaagtggggcacccccacgctcatGCACTTGCATGAACGAGCGCATGCACTTGTGCAAACAGCAGCATGGCACTCGTGCAGGCACGCATGCAAAAATGGCAGTGTGATGCTTGCGCgggcatgcatgcacaaacaggctgtgcgggggtgagtacgtgcggggggggcaggaggtctgtgtctgcggcccagtctggctcaagccacggaccggcaccgggccatggaccaggggttggggacctctgcactagACAACATTGGGCGTGTCGCTGCGTAATGATACTGGACAAAAATCAAATGTAACAGGTTCTTATTGCCACCGGaagttacattattttatttcttagcaTAAAGCTGCCAAGATCACTTTTTTGTTACAAAGAGCATCAATGACAAAAGTAAGGTTACTGTTTCCGCGAAGCGGGGAGTCGATGGGGACTTAAAAAAACCAAGCCCCTTCCCAGAGGCTCAGAGATTGCATGGTGTGTGTCAAGTTCTTGAAAGAATCAAGATCTTAGGCACCTGTAAAAATAACTCTGGTTTTgcgctatcaagtcagaactgatttacagcaaccccaAGAGAGTTtggctttcaaggtcagtgaagGACTGAAGGACTGGTTTCCATAATTCCGACTCCAACCACATGGTTtcccacagctgagcagggattcgaacccaggactTTTGAGTCCTcatccgtcactctatccactacgcaCCACATTGAGGATCCACAGTCCTGCTGACATACCGTTAGCCCTTGGTATTGGCGTTGAGCTTGAATGGGGAATACTTCATTTTCTAGTTGTTTATATTTAGAAGCATCAAAAGAGAAAAATACCCTTTAAACAGCTGTAATTGATCAGGGAAAGTGTTTTCTTTGGGGGGGACTACCTATGGGGaaaatatatgatttttaaataaatcttcattttgtttcattttttgttcaTAATAAAGTGTTTTGGCACCCTTGAGACTAAACAAatatgtttcagtgtgagcttttatggatcatACTCAGCTTCTACAGATGCGCGAAGCACAATCTCCTGGCCACAGATCTGTATAAAGCTTAGATGATGGAGAACTTATTTtgttcttgaatttttttttgtctcactTATCTAGTGATTGGACCAGTACTCTGTTTGTATATTTGTAGATGTCTGGTATTTGTATAAGTGAAGATGTCTGTATACAgcggaacctctacttacgaacttaatccattttggaacggtggctgtaagttgAAACATccgtaagtagaagcaccatttcccataggaatacattgaaaactgattaatctgttccagccgaagaaaaatcaccaaaaaaataaaaggagcacAGCAAGCTCAGTCGGAAGGTGCTCcgttgctgaggctttaagaaaatacctcagaaaacaaacactagagccacctccgttgctgaggtttaagaggggaaaaaactccaGAGCcctgtagacacacacacacacacacacacacacacacactccgaagCAGAGGCACGAACAACACAGCAGAGAAACACcagaacccacccagaacagtttttttaaaaggagaaaacagcagcttaccccCGCTGCAGACACACACCCAGGCTCACTCAGAAGCAGGAtcaggctctcccaagcctccaactgcGACCACACACCCTATAGCTGACCAAACCCTATATAACTGCagaaagagctacagcacaaagaagcagcctcagcaCCACCTACAGAAagttgaattgcccgccttttccccctggctgtttctgtttgtaagtggaagctccgttcgcagGTCGGAGCAACATTTtccgaatggagctgttcgtaagttggatcattcgtaggtagggatgttcataagcagaggttccactatatttgatttttttttttaaaaaaaggggatggAATAAGAATTGAAAACCGAAAGCGAGTGTGGGAGTGCAAAGCTGACTCTGAGGAGACAGGAGAGCCGAAGACCTCAGCCCAGCCCGGGCTTCTCCGGGTGTCTCTCGGCTGCTTTCCGGAGGGCACCTCGAACTTCTGGAGAATTGCCTCCACCCTTAGGAGAACAGCCGAGCCCCGGAGACTTCTCTCTGGGGCCCTGCTGTTGGTTGGGGGGGGAGCGCAGGAGGAACAGTGTCTTTCTTCTCCAGAGCACTGCCGAGATCCCCGGAGAGCTTCCTGAGGGAGAGGCTGGCCCAGGGCCCGGGCCTCCCCTTTGCAGCTGGCCGGCCGGACTGGCTCTTGGCCTTGCAGGCGCCTGccttttggggaagggggggcactATACTGCTTCCGCTGCATGGCATTCAACATTTCTGCAGGAAGCTAGCGTAGATCTTAGAAATGCATAAAAACATCTATACAAGTGAGGTTGTGAtgaaaggttttttcccccaatggtGGCTTTGACAGCAAGGAAGCAGCAGCCCCCGCCCCCCGCAGCCAGCCCCCATCAGAGCCCATCCTCTGCCTTGGTCACTCACCACAGAGAACTTCCCGTCGCCAAACCACATGACCCAGCGGGTGCCCTCGGCGGCCCGACTCCGGCCGGTCATCCACCAGGAGACGATGCGGCCCGGCCACCAGGAGAATCCACGCAGCTTCCCCCAGACCAGCTCCCCAATGCCAAAACCCCGGCCGTCCTGCGGTTCGAAAGGGAAGAGACAGGGGGGGTGTCACATGCCAGCCGATGGAGGGCGCAGGGCGATGGGCTCAAGAGCGTGGGGGGGCGCGTGCAAGAACGCTCACAGGGAAGGGGACCACTCGGGCAAGGGGGGGGCGAGAGAAAGGAGAGGCTGTTCATCTTCCTTTTCAGCCCCTGCACTTCAGCTGAGCTAGAAAAGGCATTTCTTCCAGGTCACGAGAAGCACCTTGCCCCTTCCTGTGCTCGATGGTCCCCCTGCGGCTTTGCTTTCTGTCCCAAGGCAGAGGTGGAAGGGCCACCTGCCCAGTTGCCCACCTGCCTGGGAGGCTTCAGCCGCCAACCTCTTGTTTCGGCAACTGGCAGGCTGGATGCGAGGTTTCTCCAAGGGGACCCTTCCGGCTCCTGTCTCTTCAGCTTCTCTTCCGGCTGAGCCCGTCGTGAGCCCTGGGCTGGCCACTGCTCGGGATTCCTGCCCCCTGGGAATCCACGCTTCTTGGGAGTCGCTGCTGGGGAAGGGTAGTTGTGGCACCCATTCATGCCTCATAAAACTACCTTTCCCAGGAAGATGTGCAGCCGCTCCCAGGAAGCACCGAGACTCCCAGCAAGCACCAAGCTGTATCCTTCCTCTTCAAAGCGGAAAGATGTGGAGTGGAGCATGCAGGGCCCTCCCCCTCTTGCCTTTGGTTTTTGTTCCCCCATTCCCAGAATTTTGTGCAGGGGGGGTTCTAGACATCCCAGATCACCCACTACCCCCCTGCCCTTCGGCACGgactccctccc
The Pogona vitticeps strain Pit_001003342236 chromosome 1, PviZW2.1, whole genome shotgun sequence genome window above contains:
- the DNMT3A gene encoding DNA (cytosine-5)-methyltransferase 3A (The sequence of the model RefSeq protein was modified relative to this genomic sequence to represent the inferred CDS: added 329 bases not found in genome assembly), translated to MPSNGPMIDSSSASADREAADAHKGEEEPDENRNKDEKPDPGIAVRKAGRPGRKRKQPVMESSEAPKSTASAPRCPPQAPNSSASSGSPAHPVPNGEAEVGSAENATATPVDPKGRQRSENPEPSSLPERETGRALENGRCTPKDSPDPSVGEGKEKEENHYNSLKMEGSRGRLRGGLGCESSLRPRPMPRLTFQAGDPYYISKRKRDEWLARWKRETDNPAAAQLDKAEKKAKVIAGMNAVEETPRSEPQKEEEASPPASQQPTDPASPNVATTPEPVGPDAADKGMSKSGDDEPEYEDGRGFGIGELVWGKLRGFSWWPGRIVSWWMTGRSRAAEGTRWVMWFGDGKFSVVCVEKLLPLSSFSSAFHQATYNKQPMYRKAIYEVLQVASSRAGKIFPSCPENDETDTSKVVEIQNKQMIEWALGGFQPSGPKGLEPPEEERNPYKEVYTEIWVEPEAAAYAPPPPAKKPRKSTAEKPKVKEIIDERTRERLVYEVRQKCRNIEDICISCGSLNVTLEHPLFIGGMCQNCKNCFLECAYQYDDDGYQSYCTICCGGREVLMCGNNNCCRCFCVECVDLLVGPGAAQAAIKEDPWNCYMCGHKGVYGLLRRREDWPSRLQMFFANNHDQEFDPPKVYPPVPAEKRKPIRVLSLFDGIATGLLVLKDLGIQVDRYIASEVCEDSITVGMVRHQGKIMYVGDVRNVTQKHIQEWGPFDLVIGGSPCNDLSIVNPARKGLYEGTGRLFFEFYRLLHEARPKEGDDRPFFWLFENVVAMGVSDKRDISRFLESNPVMIDAKEVSAAHRARYFWGNLPGMNRPLASTVNDKLELQECLEHGRIAKFSKVRTITTRSNSIKQGKDQHFPVFMNEKEDILWCTEMERVFGFPVHYTDVSNMSRLARQRLLGRSWSVPVIRHLFAPLKEYFACV